In Lysinibacillus sp. FSL M8-0337, the following proteins share a genomic window:
- a CDS encoding class I SAM-dependent methyltransferase, whose product MTTKWNATLYDQKHDFVSKFGESLVNLLAPQKQEYILDVGCGTGDLANEIAQCGAVVHGIDASHDMILSAQHKYPTLTFDTQDAATMDYTHQFDAVFSNAALHWMKQQDKVIDNIYRALKQQGRFVAEMGGQGNIASIVGALRTSMDALGLPYEEQYFPWYFPAADEYQSMLEKAGFTVQMITLYERPTPLQGDDGLRNWLVMFSNNILQHLSQHEKERVYAKCEELLRPTNYRDKQWIADYWRLRFVATKC is encoded by the coding sequence ATGACAACAAAATGGAATGCAACTCTTTACGATCAAAAGCATGACTTTGTTTCAAAATTCGGAGAAAGTTTAGTCAACTTACTTGCACCACAAAAACAAGAATATATTTTAGATGTTGGTTGTGGCACAGGAGATTTAGCCAACGAAATAGCGCAATGTGGGGCAGTTGTACATGGCATTGATGCTTCACATGATATGATTTTAAGCGCTCAGCATAAATATCCAACGCTTACGTTTGACACACAGGATGCGGCTACAATGGACTACACACATCAATTTGATGCAGTCTTTTCCAATGCAGCGCTTCATTGGATGAAACAACAAGATAAGGTGATTGACAATATCTACCGTGCACTAAAACAACAAGGACGTTTTGTTGCCGAAATGGGCGGTCAAGGGAATATCGCTTCTATTGTCGGGGCACTTAGAACAAGTATGGATGCGCTTGGGCTTCCATATGAAGAGCAGTATTTTCCATGGTATTTTCCAGCAGCTGACGAATATCAATCGATGCTAGAAAAAGCGGGCTTTACTGTACAAATGATTACTTTATATGAACGTCCGACACCGCTTCAAGGTGACGATGGCTTACGGAATTGGCTTGTTATGTTTAGCAACAACATTCTCCAGCATTTAAGTCAGCATGAAAAAGAACGCGTTTATGCAAAATGTGAAGAGCTGTTGCGACCAACCAATTATCGAGATAAACAATGGATTGCTGATTATTGGCGTTTACGTTTTGTTGCAACGAAGTGCTAA
- the nhaC gene encoding Na+/H+ antiporter NhaC: MFRIEAKSNPRFLEACFITLLIIATMAISIGYLKATPHIPIILVISLLIAYGLLRKVPFRELESGMVAGASAGLGAVFIFFFIGILISSWIMGGTIPTLIYYGFLTVSPSFFFAIVFLICSIVGISVGSSLTTVATVGVAFMGIAGAMDISLAITAGAIVSGAFFGDKMSPLSDTTNLASGTVGVDLFEHIKNMGWTTIPAFVISFALYALLSPSGANTSFETVEQFKIGLLSTGLIHWYTLLPIVVLVIMTLYKAPALITLAVVSIVGVGLAYIQEPLALSHVFDMLFNGYVSDTGIKDVDALLTRGGLNSMLFTIALVLLALTMGGLLFTLGIIQSILAKIESLFTSAGSVITGAALTGIGVNTLIGEQYLSILLTGEAFKAQFARVGLAPKNLSRVMEDAGTVVNPLVPWSVCGIFIASVLDIPTTTYLPFTFFCLLGPVLTILFGWSGKTLTKL, from the coding sequence ATGTTTCGCATTGAAGCAAAAAGTAACCCTCGATTTCTTGAGGCTTGCTTCATAACACTTTTAATTATTGCCACAATGGCCATTAGTATTGGCTATTTAAAAGCAACGCCACATATTCCCATTATTCTAGTAATCTCACTTTTAATTGCCTATGGACTATTGAGAAAAGTACCTTTCCGTGAGCTTGAATCTGGGATGGTTGCTGGTGCCAGTGCTGGTTTAGGTGCTGTCTTTATTTTCTTCTTTATCGGTATTTTAATTTCGAGTTGGATTATGGGCGGCACCATTCCAACGCTGATATATTACGGTTTTTTAACTGTTTCACCTAGCTTTTTCTTTGCTATTGTTTTTCTTATTTGCAGCATTGTCGGGATTTCCGTTGGTAGCTCTTTAACAACAGTTGCGACAGTCGGCGTGGCCTTTATGGGAATCGCCGGTGCAATGGATATTTCATTAGCCATCACGGCTGGTGCAATCGTTTCTGGCGCCTTTTTCGGCGATAAAATGTCACCACTATCTGATACAACTAATTTAGCATCTGGTACAGTAGGTGTTGATTTATTTGAGCATATTAAAAATATGGGTTGGACGACCATTCCTGCCTTTGTGATTTCGTTTGCTTTGTATGCCTTGCTATCTCCGTCTGGTGCCAATACTTCTTTTGAAACGGTTGAACAATTTAAAATAGGATTACTTTCAACAGGTCTTATTCATTGGTACACATTACTACCAATCGTTGTACTGGTTATCATGACCTTATATAAAGCACCTGCTCTTATTACACTTGCAGTTGTTTCAATCGTTGGTGTTGGACTTGCCTACATACAAGAACCACTCGCCCTTTCCCACGTATTTGACATGCTGTTTAATGGCTATGTATCCGATACAGGAATTAAAGACGTAGATGCACTGCTTACTCGTGGCGGATTGAATAGTATGCTATTTACAATCGCTTTAGTATTACTTGCACTTACAATGGGCGGATTATTATTTACACTTGGTATTATTCAAAGTATATTAGCAAAAATTGAAAGCTTATTTACAAGTGCTGGCTCCGTTATTACGGGTGCTGCGCTAACAGGAATTGGCGTCAACACATTAATCGGCGAACAATATTTGTCCATTTTGCTTACTGGAGAGGCATTTAAAGCGCAATTTGCAAGGGTTGGACTTGCACCGAAAAATTTATCTCGTGTTATGGAAGATGCAGGTACTGTTGTGAACCCACTTGTGCCATGGAGCGTGTGCGGAATTTTTATCGCTAGTGTACTTGATATCCCAACAACTACTTATTTACCATTCACCTTTTTCTGCTTGCTAGGTCCAGTTTTAACAATACTATTTGGCTGGAGCGGCAAAACGCTGACAAAGCTATAA
- a CDS encoding TSUP family transporter translates to MDIHLLSLGTLLVFGFIASFLNAIVGGGGLISLPALMAVGLPPSTAIATNKLANTISNGTSMLTFLRAGKVDFKRIGKILPFIFLGSLIGAYTVHLVSPSILKPLMLVMLVLVTTYTVIKKDWGQQPKQRMLSIGKKIAFLCAFAAVGFYDGFFGPGTGSFFIFILLMMGNDFLQAAGNAKAFNFTSNLAALLMFLVLGQVNFLYGLPMGFVMIFGAILGSKFALTRGTNMMRLIFIVMTCILIIKNAWDYVGAF, encoded by the coding sequence ATGGATATTCATTTACTTTCACTTGGTACATTATTAGTGTTTGGCTTTATCGCATCCTTTTTAAATGCCATTGTTGGTGGCGGAGGCTTGATTTCTTTACCAGCATTAATGGCGGTAGGATTACCCCCAAGTACAGCCATTGCAACGAATAAACTAGCAAATACCATCAGTAATGGCACAAGCATGCTGACATTTTTGCGGGCCGGCAAAGTTGATTTTAAAAGGATTGGAAAAATCTTACCTTTTATTTTTTTAGGCTCTTTAATTGGTGCATACACTGTACATCTTGTATCACCTTCGATTTTAAAGCCACTTATGCTTGTTATGCTCGTACTAGTCACAACTTATACCGTTATAAAAAAAGATTGGGGACAACAACCTAAGCAACGTATGTTAAGTATAGGAAAGAAAATAGCCTTTCTTTGTGCGTTTGCGGCAGTCGGCTTTTACGATGGTTTTTTTGGCCCCGGGACAGGTTCTTTTTTTATTTTCATTCTATTAATGATGGGAAATGATTTTTTGCAAGCTGCTGGGAATGCAAAAGCATTTAATTTCACATCGAATTTAGCTGCACTTTTAATGTTTTTAGTATTAGGACAGGTCAATTTTTTATATGGCTTACCAATGGGCTTCGTTATGATATTTGGTGCTATTTTGGGGTCTAAATTTGCGTTAACACGTGGTACGAACATGATGCGTCTTATTTTTATTGTGATGACGTGTATCTTAATTATAAAAAATGCATGGGATTATGTTGGCGCATTTTAA
- a CDS encoding DUF47 domain-containing protein encodes MFNSSKQDPFFQALLKISQNVKEGIYFAHNARIHDIDALKEIADTMKQYETSGDKLIHELIVMLNKSFMTPIEREDILALANKLDDVIDGMEGCIAHFNMYNLTEVTEPMRQFLTYIAKSTDEMVQAMELLNSKKLVEMRKHAIQIKDYERECDEIFRSSMKQLFIQEKDPMRIIVFKDIYEQFEDIADCCQTVANTIETIIMRNA; translated from the coding sequence ATGTTCAACTCAAGTAAGCAAGATCCATTTTTTCAGGCTTTATTAAAAATTTCTCAAAATGTGAAAGAAGGTATTTACTTCGCTCATAACGCGCGTATTCATGATATCGATGCATTAAAAGAGATTGCCGATACAATGAAACAATATGAAACAAGCGGTGATAAGCTAATTCATGAACTAATTGTTATGCTTAATAAATCATTTATGACACCTATTGAACGAGAAGATATATTAGCACTAGCAAATAAATTAGATGATGTAATAGACGGCATGGAAGGCTGTATTGCCCATTTTAATATGTACAACTTAACAGAAGTAACAGAGCCGATGCGTCAATTCCTGACGTACATTGCTAAAAGTACCGATGAAATGGTACAAGCAATGGAGTTGCTTAATAGTAAAAAGCTTGTAGAAATGCGTAAACATGCCATTCAAATTAAAGACTATGAGCGTGAATGTGATGAGATATTCCGTTCTTCTATGAAGCAATTATTTATTCAAGAAAAAGATCCAATGCGCATTATCGTATTCAAAGATATTTACGAACAATTTGAAGATATTGCAGATTGTTGTCAAACAGTAGCGAATACAATCGAAACAATAATTATGCGAAATGCGTAA
- a CDS encoding inorganic phosphate transporter: MDTILLITILVVIFALVFDFINGFHDTANAIATSVSTRALKPRTAVYMAAVMNFIGAITFVGVAKALTKDIVDPFTLNTFDGDITGSVVILAALLSAITWNLLTWYFGIPSSSSHTLIGSVAGAAIAAAGFDILNYTGFIKIIQALIFSPLLAFVAGFFMMSLFKVIFKDMNLYRTNKGFRTMQIGTAALQSFTHGTNDAQKAMGIITLALIAGGLHQGDDIPFWVRFAAACAMGLGTSVGGYKIIKTVGGKIMKIRPVNGVAADLASASIIFGATLIHLPVSTTHVISSSIMGVGTAHRVKGVKWGMARKIVTTWVITMPISAVMAATIYFILSLFF; the protein is encoded by the coding sequence ATGGATACAATATTACTGATAACAATATTAGTCGTTATATTCGCACTTGTGTTCGACTTTATTAACGGCTTCCATGATACAGCGAATGCCATTGCCACATCTGTATCAACGCGTGCCCTAAAGCCACGTACTGCTGTGTACATGGCTGCGGTAATGAACTTTATCGGAGCTATTACATTTGTTGGTGTTGCGAAAGCATTAACGAAGGATATTGTTGACCCGTTTACACTAAATACGTTTGACGGTGATATTACAGGGTCAGTTGTTATTTTGGCAGCTTTACTGTCAGCTATTACATGGAATCTATTAACGTGGTATTTTGGAATACCGTCTAGTTCCTCCCATACTTTAATTGGTTCGGTTGCAGGGGCGGCAATTGCTGCGGCAGGATTTGATATTCTAAATTACACAGGCTTTATTAAAATTATTCAGGCGCTTATTTTCTCTCCATTACTTGCGTTTGTAGCTGGTTTTTTCATGATGTCACTGTTTAAAGTAATCTTTAAAGATATGAATTTATATCGAACAAATAAAGGCTTCCGAACGATGCAAATCGGTACAGCGGCATTGCAATCATTTACACACGGTACGAACGATGCGCAAAAGGCGATGGGGATTATCACGCTTGCATTAATTGCAGGTGGTTTACACCAAGGCGACGATATTCCGTTTTGGGTTCGTTTTGCAGCTGCCTGCGCGATGGGTCTCGGAACATCAGTTGGTGGTTACAAAATTATTAAAACAGTCGGTGGTAAAATTATGAAAATACGCCCAGTGAATGGTGTAGCAGCGGACTTAGCATCTGCTTCGATCATCTTTGGTGCGACGTTAATTCATTTACCTGTATCGACAACACACGTAATATCTTCTTCTATTATGGGGGTAGGTACTGCACACCGCGTCAAAGGTGTAAAATGGGGTATGGCACGTAAAATTGTTACGACTTGGGTAATTACAATGCCAATCTCTGCTGTAATGGCTGCTACAATTTACTTTATTTTAAGCTTATTTTTCTAA
- a CDS encoding response regulator transcription factor → MNEKLLLIEDDHAIGRIVKDTLEQEGYLVTWATTGLEGLADFQAQPFDLVLVDWMLPEMDGLTVCQNIRWESDVPIVMMSARKDEADKVEGLQGADDYLAKPFSLAELKARVASHLRRWQRYKKIEVTEHIATFAFGLAIDWHKELATLENKELALTTKEFALLKLLAKNPGQLFTKEELYQHIWQQASVDETHTVTVHIKALREKLQDPVKTPHYIQTVWGKGYRFIGEPL, encoded by the coding sequence ATGAATGAAAAGCTATTACTAATAGAGGATGATCACGCAATAGGTCGTATCGTCAAAGATACACTAGAGCAAGAGGGATACTTGGTCACATGGGCAACTACAGGTTTAGAAGGGCTAGCAGATTTTCAAGCGCAGCCATTTGATTTAGTATTAGTCGATTGGATGCTACCTGAAATGGATGGCCTTACTGTTTGTCAAAATATTCGTTGGGAAAGTGATGTGCCCATTGTAATGATGAGCGCCCGTAAAGACGAGGCGGATAAAGTGGAAGGCTTACAAGGTGCGGATGATTATTTAGCAAAGCCTTTTAGCTTAGCGGAATTAAAGGCGCGTGTTGCCTCCCATTTACGTCGATGGCAACGCTATAAGAAAATAGAAGTGACAGAACATATCGCTACATTTGCATTTGGCTTAGCGATTGACTGGCATAAAGAACTAGCGACACTGGAAAATAAAGAACTAGCCTTAACAACAAAGGAATTTGCCCTGTTAAAGCTATTGGCTAAAAATCCAGGCCAATTATTTACAAAGGAAGAGTTATATCAGCATATTTGGCAACAAGCAAGTGTAGATGAGACACATACAGTCACTGTGCATATTAAAGCATTACGAGAAAAATTACAGGATCCGGTTAAAACACCACATTATATTCAAACAGTTTGGGGCAAGGGCTATCGCTTCATAGGAGAGCCGTTATGA
- a CDS encoding HAMP domain-containing sensor histidine kinase, with translation MKIKSWLLMMFFIVMIVPIGGAYGLYIWINAYYHDKSFAEYIEKWTTLNDVKSVLNDPTLYAKNADLQQVKALTSDQLAITLYAKSGFVYYSSNPLTSGFVSREKTLKNLYVLQQKYNAFTYKEPVYQQGDLVGIYEIQLIRKDWVQGVERRSWLVIASAITLFLAIYIAVILLLNRKLHRPLQALMQQMDAFGKGQHVDAVMATRKDEIGELTNTFLSMQTEIEVARAHLKNEQKQKELMIASISHDLKTPLTAIQAYAESLQNASLTAHMQEEYRAVILTKAMDMKQMLEDLLMYTLLQSTNYDVTLVPVEGQEFFDMAISDYEPLCQSKGLSLQTFCDVEGTFAVHPSQMQRVIDNLMSNATHFGTLGTTIYLAAISNQKLDWAFEFVNEALTKKSGMYLVVQNSGAGVGEQEIGQLFEPLYQSDHARTKTGQRGTGLGLSIAKQIIEKHGGTINMVSKHGVGTAVLCWLPPYKGENDK, from the coding sequence ATGAAAATAAAATCTTGGCTACTGATGATGTTTTTTATTGTGATGATTGTGCCAATTGGCGGGGCGTATGGCTTATATATATGGATTAATGCCTATTACCATGATAAAAGTTTTGCAGAATATATCGAAAAATGGACGACACTAAATGATGTCAAGTCTGTTCTTAACGATCCAACATTGTATGCCAAAAATGCAGATTTGCAACAAGTAAAAGCACTTACGAGTGATCAACTAGCTATAACGCTATATGCAAAATCTGGCTTTGTTTATTATTCATCTAATCCGTTAACCTCTGGCTTCGTTTCAAGAGAAAAAACGTTAAAAAACTTATATGTATTACAGCAAAAATACAATGCGTTTACATATAAGGAACCAGTTTATCAACAAGGCGATTTAGTTGGCATTTACGAAATTCAACTTATCAGAAAGGACTGGGTTCAAGGTGTGGAGAGGCGTTCATGGCTGGTGATAGCGAGCGCGATTACATTATTTCTAGCCATTTATATAGCTGTCATTTTATTGCTTAACCGTAAATTACATCGCCCTTTGCAAGCATTAATGCAACAAATGGATGCATTTGGGAAGGGGCAACATGTTGACGCTGTAATGGCTACAAGAAAAGATGAAATCGGGGAGCTTACAAACACTTTTCTAAGTATGCAGACGGAAATAGAGGTCGCACGTGCCCATTTAAAAAATGAGCAAAAGCAGAAGGAACTGATGATTGCCAGTATTTCACATGATTTAAAGACACCTTTAACAGCAATTCAAGCGTATGCCGAAAGTCTACAAAATGCCTCCCTCACTGCGCATATGCAGGAGGAATATCGGGCAGTGATTTTAACAAAGGCAATGGATATGAAGCAAATGCTAGAAGATTTACTTATGTATACGTTGCTTCAATCCACAAACTATGATGTTACACTGGTCCCAGTAGAAGGACAGGAATTTTTTGATATGGCAATTTCGGATTATGAACCACTTTGTCAAAGTAAAGGGCTATCACTGCAAACGTTTTGTGATGTAGAGGGTACCTTTGCTGTTCACCCCTCACAAATGCAACGTGTGATTGACAATCTGATGAGTAATGCAACTCATTTTGGCACTTTAGGCACGACCATTTATTTAGCAGCTATCAGCAATCAAAAACTCGATTGGGCTTTTGAGTTTGTGAACGAGGCGCTTACGAAAAAAAGCGGCATGTATTTAGTTGTTCAAAATAGTGGAGCAGGTGTAGGTGAACAAGAAATCGGACAATTATTTGAACCATTGTACCAATCAGATCATGCTAGAACAAAGACAGGACAACGAGGCACAGGGCTAGGTCTTAGCATAGCGAAACAAATTATTGAAAAACATGGTGGAACAATAAATATGGTATCTAAGCATGGAGTTGGCACAGCAGTACTGTGTTGGTTACCGCCTTACAAAGGAGAAAATGACAAATGA
- a CDS encoding DUF2092 domain-containing protein: MNWKQTIRVGGLITLMTLSLAGCNSETSYSPQEIIDQALQETQELESYYGEYTLDIDESGVANVKEWMKGGKRRIEMTVDGDHVIAVNDGKQITSFSKKENKATIISFKNGELDEFMGQSAKDSAQVLLNLVKDSHDITIAGEESIAGRDTYHIKAKAQKKNTLLGDIEIWIDKKTWLTLKTITTNAGNVTTQEYSKLDVNKKMEDKLFTFDVPKDATVERIDPQNQTTTATIEEVKEQLGNFLMIPEVNGLSISTIVDMKVKERPEFSFEFEKDDQPAFSFSVLKEASNEEFGNLGNEQEIQVRGKKGTCMDLGELFVISWSEDGYQYNIISENPEFTKEEILAYAEEMTNVQ; the protein is encoded by the coding sequence ATGAACTGGAAACAAACCATACGGGTTGGGGGACTTATAACGCTGATGACGTTGAGTTTAGCTGGTTGTAATTCAGAGACATCTTATTCCCCGCAAGAGATTATAGACCAAGCATTACAAGAAACACAAGAGTTGGAAAGTTATTATGGAGAATATACGTTGGATATAGATGAATCTGGGGTCGCTAACGTAAAAGAATGGATGAAGGGTGGCAAACGTCGGATTGAGATGACTGTTGATGGCGATCATGTTATTGCGGTTAATGACGGTAAACAAATTACTTCCTTTAGTAAAAAAGAAAACAAGGCAACAATTATTTCATTTAAAAATGGAGAATTAGATGAATTTATGGGGCAATCTGCAAAAGACAGTGCTCAAGTATTACTAAACTTAGTGAAGGATTCTCACGATATAACCATTGCTGGAGAAGAATCAATTGCTGGTAGAGATACGTATCATATTAAAGCGAAAGCGCAAAAAAAGAATACGTTATTAGGTGATATTGAAATATGGATTGATAAAAAAACATGGTTGACGTTAAAAACAATTACGACGAACGCAGGCAATGTGACGACGCAAGAATATTCTAAGCTTGATGTTAATAAGAAAATGGAGGATAAGTTGTTTACCTTTGATGTCCCAAAAGATGCAACGGTAGAAAGAATAGACCCCCAAAATCAAACAACAACGGCAACAATCGAAGAGGTGAAAGAACAACTGGGTAACTTTTTAATGATACCCGAGGTAAATGGCTTGTCCATATCCACAATCGTTGATATGAAAGTAAAAGAGCGTCCGGAATTTTCTTTTGAATTTGAAAAAGATGACCAACCTGCATTTTCATTTTCAGTTCTTAAAGAAGCTAGTAATGAGGAATTTGGTAATCTTGGGAATGAACAAGAAATACAAGTACGAGGCAAAAAAGGCACATGTATGGATTTAGGAGAACTTTTTGTTATATCTTGGTCTGAAGATGGCTACCAATATAACATTATAAGTGAAAATCCTGAATTTACTAAAGAAGAAATTTTAGCATATGCCGAGGAAATGACCAATGTTCAGTGA